A section of the Pochonia chlamydosporia 170 chromosome 2, whole genome shotgun sequence genome encodes:
- a CDS encoding dolichol phosphate-mannose biosynthesis regulatory protein (DPM2) domain-containing protein, which produces MIDKLVGLAMLVAASVVFLYYTIWTLIMPFVDEYHALQDFFLPREWAIRIPVILVLLGSAVVGSFLGLVMIRSNRKKAAKAKAATKKKN; this is translated from the exons ATG ATCGACAAACTAGTCGGCCTCGCCATGCTCGTGGCTGCCtccgtcgtcttcctctACTACACAATATGGACCCTGATCATG CCCTTTGTCGATGAGTACCACGCCCTGCAGGACTTCTTCCTCCCCCGCGAATGGGCCATCCGCATCCccgtcatcctcgtccttcTGGGTTCGGCTGTCGTTGGATCCTTCTTGGGTCTCGTCATGATTAGAAGCAACAGGAAGAaggcggccaaggccaaggccgcTACTAAGAAGAAGAACTAA
- a CDS encoding methyltransferase (similar to Metarhizium acridum CQMa 102 XP_007814670.1) → MDSPPRKKAARASDQSQPEANPEQTRVNESEEKPMFDFEFTFESSMLMIEPDTSLRSSDYDSLSDVSLSDSVLDYPKLFGRTYHAFHAGSYVFPNDEREQERLTLQGPIMQKLMGEKLFFAPLSKAKPPRHILDIATGIGDWPIAMADEFPDSRVIATDLSPIQPDYVPSNVRFYVEDAMEPWDFPHKFDYIHTRLTGGCWADYETQIAVQAFKALEPGGWHESQEVDCNICCDDGTLDPEGPIATWISELMLAAEKMGRPTVLGYRLKEIYERVGFVDVQQRVYKMPINPWARNKHLKQVGLLWGYNLVQGLSAFSYQLLHYGFDRSAEEIEASLVNVRRDLCDTRIHAYMPTFVVWGRKPHPQEMVRTQDEHDGGVGDAMNS, encoded by the exons atggattCTCCTCCGCGGAAGAAGGCGGCCCGTGCCAGCGACCAAAGCCAACCTGAAGCCAATCCTGAACAGACTCGGGTCAACGAAAGCGAGGAAAAGCCTATGTTTGACTTCGAATTCACCTTTGAAtcgtccatgttgatgattgaACCAGAT ACGTCTTTGCGCAGCAGTGATTACGACTCGCTGTCCGACGTGTCACTTTCTGACAGCGTCCTCGACTACCCCAAGCTCTTTGGTCGGACATACCACGCCTTTCATGCCGGTT CATACGTTTTCCCCAACGATGAGAGGGAACAAGAGCGCCTGACACTCCAGGGGCCCATCATGCAAAAGCTTATGGGCGAGAAGCTGTTCTTTGCTCCGCTGTCCAAGGCGAAGCCCCCTCGCCATATTCTCGATATTGCAACCGGTATTGGCGATTGGCCAattgccatggccgacgaGTTTCCTGACTCTCGCGTCATTGCTACGGATTTGTCGCCCATTCAGCCAGATTATGTGCCGTCTAATGTACGGTTTTACGTTGAAGACGC AATGGAGCCATGGGACTTCCCCCACAAATTCGACTACATTCACACACGCCTCACGGGCGGCTGCTGGGCCGATTACGAAACACAAATTGCTGTGCAGGCGTTTAAAGCCCTCGAACCAGGCGGCTGGCATGAGTCCCAAGAGGTTGACTGTAATATATGCTGCGATGACGGCACTCTGGACCCCGAGGGCCCGATAGCCACCTGGATCAGCGAACTGATGCTCGCGGCCGAGAAAATGGGCCGTCCGACGGTCCTTGGATACCGTCTTAAGGAGATATACGAGCGGGTGGGCTTCGTCGATGTACAGCAACGCGTTTATAAAATGCCTATCAATCCCTGGGCTCGAAATAAGCATCTCAAGCAGGTTGGATTGCTATGGGGTTACAATCTCGTGCAGGGACTGTCGGCTTTTTCCTATCAACTCCTTCATTACGGATTCGACCGCTCCGCCGAGGAGATTGAA GCTTCTCTCGTCAACGTTCGTCGAGATCTCTGTGACACACGTATCCACGCATATATGCCTACCTTTGTGGTCTGGGGCAGAAAACCGCATCCTCAGGAGATGGTCCGGACGCAAGACGAGCACGATGGTGGCGTTGGTGATGCAATGAACAGCTAG
- a CDS encoding PHD finger domain-containing protein (similar to Cordyceps militaris CM01 XP_006667045.1) produces MAAAGTDQALASDIDVATSPRNTSSAKRAATGQAMDTADKALEPRVDPDAQTTVTDFLDFTEYLPSDVIRSLTLIGKLDEAYTDASVKVNELTTTWGQLPSLAPEDRPSPVKLRADISEKLSQAVSSRVFAHDEAVRMSENVNRHYNRAKVLLAKLRDMMDNYPTDEPKSPVAPRSPQAVRAKPVVGEDGQRIRHHRIPKVTVPGEVLAPYEIEYDTASDDSDISTDEDSDIYGTGRRTPAPPRIKLISNKIHKPNSRLARPVTYSSAAMTAAAAANAAALLNPPPDNAVIGSMDAPWLQLTNYELAKLRKRMKKNATWTPSETMVARELKALGRGPDEYRDAKKKAEDEGKEFNPKVPTLVVDDASGVQHLPAGAISADSIGTEEVPTSNRGMKLNEAKKLKREALAKLAAEEAEESARKMTGTAKMFIVNEKNKSDNTREPKGVSQSPEKSKASSSRPNGKRKRDGESGAEPLESAETTPPRPQPKRSKMETPVPPPQHPGMNQNNAPPADSTNNNNHNNNNTSSNKNSNNTVQTMTPGTLPQPETPVPIPVPPQSSARSALSPTPNSTSSNNVTTTTTIPVKPPAETPVPLPRTDRRKSITPVALPSRDPVKRETRGDAAKRTQLASSPDNTSLRPPSRGQTPTGRPGSRGKAASQEPPSLAADRPRRTSTARNTPAPELKQPAKRTKRPAPGVVSTTNSGGSSAVGKRKAAPKKKARATKKEKGQVLETEMEEVDDEGNPIDPDEPRYCKNKKHAKESGGISAAVTKQAAARLSSNHSNNLHDGGSAASNKSTPSEASSPPANTPEIKPSTSDNGKPLAASPMLDALSTTSVSPNTAPSMTTEWAKTIMAGSPGNLINLTSESPPTQPSSYEDAARLHNGWAAAQRPFMSPSPASLSPPNHSRRPLSFQSDTQYHLAGTPPRSTSAAYRRSSLYSQYHPSHTASPQPPLPHQPQSHFYGAQDLNLAITSQSGMKAGENGLFFGFDKLPTEHGSSTVAQKVVLAGYEGGLQVYSVNKRGVELTASLKGLRGGVHYAKILPWTVTGQTSSIFPLVAVVVHGPVLPSRQTDAGSGQQESAPRATPDGSASPRQGYAPSEGLSTRTAPPIQFYQTAVEVYSLKTNKLVDILLQAPRVQINMEVSLSSPLFQPPSPTGALTIKADEGTIAVCSGVTGECWIYRQLLELQNEHMFACAGKIWTTIQQSYRAEVAEETDKKGPSASPSLRPSPQTPIFTLNGRLIAYCPSNPSTQAALRAHLPVPTLGRAPGVSSMAPPHLPMVSAALDLPISDSMMNKFMRETTQELISGMKWVGQQGLQAWNSYWNQPPNSQQQHSRSPPAQWTGSRPPPVDTSQFPPTHGASAPATAKDPGLVSIVDVEKLPVSATVHPLITFATPLGCSFVSFSPSSLALFTASAKGDVQTVWDLLRVQHTNSSPLQTTLAQNETIGPQVRQIAQFSRMTVARIVEVAWSEPHGDRLAMVTERGTIHLLDMPFSSFMWPPPRRRKVAQKGGPEASEGSSSAVSIASGAIGAAYQVAKPFVSRSRRGSSNTVSPSGANTLRDSAAQGGRVIAASITHSLGKTGTAINQLRHTGENRVSLPPSVSLPSAACVSWLRSRRSRSLYSIGGGLIRVFPCSSRISSSVPGKRVSRANKYKDIKVPLLPHDIVAPIVRQIVELGAADEYLELSEAEMDAGNTMTLKPPRASAAPHHGMDATIPQAEIESSAPYQPFHTDRRVVLCEYGRVDSASVLLANTSLDDKPGKKKKNKHNSDASNGTLAGAWAFGQEIPCVKIDLGLPATADDDYIGPDDHMALPQSAMERVMQYEGTESIVVTTRRRRGARQGDVDEDGFFEDDCEVLDFADQRV; encoded by the exons atGGCGGCGGCTGGCACAGACCAAGCTCTGGCCAGCGATATCGACGTCGCGACATCACCAAGGAACACAAGCTCTGCGAAACGGGCAGCCACAGGCCAAGCCATGGATACTGCCGACAAAGCACTCGAGCCTCGCGTTGATCCAGATGCGCAAACAACCGTGACGGACTTCCTCGACTTTACCGAGTACTTGCCCTCGGACGTGATTCGGTCGCTGACGCTGATTGGGAAACTCGACGAGGCCTATACCGATGCGTCAGTCAAGGTCAACGAATTGACGACAACATGGGGACAGCTTCCCAGTCTCGCACCCGAGGACAGGCCGTCGCCGGTCAAGTTGCGAGCAGATATATCAGAGAAGCTCAGCCAGGCAGTGAGCTCGAGAGTCTTTGCGCACGACGAAGCCGTGAGGATGTCGGAGAATGTGAATCGCCACTACAACAGAGCAAAAGTtttgctggcaaagctgcgAGATATGATGGATAATTACCCTACGGACGAGCCGAAGAGCCCTGTCGCGCCGAGGTCACCGCAAGCCGTTCGAGCCAAACCTGTTGTTGGAGAGGACGGGCAGAGGATCCGTCATCATAGAATCCCGAAAGTCACGGTCCCAGGCGAGGTGCTGGCGCCTTATGAAATCGAATACGACACCGCCAGCGATGATAGTGACATTAGCACCGACGAGGATTCTGATATCTATGGAACTGGACGAAGAACCCCTGCCCCGCCACGGATCAAGCTGATCTCAAACAAGattcacaagccaaacagTCGACTAGCTCGTCCAGTTACATACTCTTCCGCAGCTATGACcgcagcagccgccgcaaACGCGGCAGCTCTTTTAAACCCACCCCCAGACAACGCTGTGATTGGCAGCATGGATGCCCCATGGCTACAACTTACCAATTATGAGCTAGCGAAGCTGCGGAAACGCATGAAGAAGAACGCAACATGGACACCTAGCGAGACAATGGTAGCAAGAGAGCTCAAAGCACTTGGCCGGGGGCCAGACGAGTACCGtgacgccaagaagaaggctgaagACGAAGGTAAAGAGTTCAACCCGAAAGTTCCTACACTTGTCGTGGATGACGCGTCCGGAGTTCAACATCTTCCTGCCGGTGCTATTAGCGCCGACTCGATAGGGACCGAGGAAGTCCCCACGAGCAATCGCGGCATGAAGCTGAACGAGGCCAAGAAACTCAAGCGAGAGGCTCTGGCCAAGCTCGCTGCCGAGGAGGCTGAAGAGTCTGCCAGGAAGATGACAggcacagccaagatgtTTATTGTGAACGAAAAGAACAAATCGGACAACACCAGAGAACCAAAGGGAGTGAGCCAGTCACCGGAAAAGTCCAAGGCCAGTTCTTCTCGGCCAAACGGCAAACGCAAGAGAGACGGAGAATCTGGAGCTGAACCGCTGGAGTCGGCAGAGACTACGCCTCCAAGGCCACAACCTAAACGGAGCAAGATGGAAACTCCTGTGCCTCCACCCCAACATCCTGGTATGAACCAGAATAACGCGCCGCCCGCGGACTCTACCAACAATAATAATCATAATAATAACAACACCTCTAGCAATaagaacagcaacaacacggTCCAGACAATGACGCCAGGCACCCTTCCGCAGCCGGAAACTCCTGTCCCTATACCGGTTCCTCCACAAAGCTCTGCTCGTTCAGCATTATCACCGACACCAAactcaacaagcagcaacaacgtcacaaccaccaccaccatacCAGTGAAGCCGCCCGCAGAGACCCCCGTCCCCTTACCACGAACGGACCGCCGAAAGTCCATCACACCAGTCGCTCTTCCATCCCGCGATCCAGTTAAGAGAGAAACCCGCGGAGACGCCGCAAAGCGTACACAGCTCGCCTCATCCCCCGACAACACGTCTCTGCGTCCCCCTTCTCGTGGCCAAACTCCCACAGGTCGCCCCGGATCCcgaggcaaggcagccagccaagagCCACCGTCCCTCGCGGCAGATAGACCCCGTCGCACCAGCACAGCTCGAAATACGCCCGCCCCGGAACTCAAGCAGCCCGCCAAACGGACTAAGCGCCCCGCCCCCGGAGTTGTtagcaccaccaacagcggCGGGAGCAGCGCCGTCGGGAAGCGCAAGGCCgcgccgaagaagaaggctcgcgcgaccaagaaggagaagggaCAGGTGCTGGAAACGGAAatggaggaggttgatgatgaggggaACCCTATCGACCCTGATGAACCACGGTATT GCAAGAATAAGAAACATGCTAAAGAAAGTGGTGGAATATCTGCGGCGGTGACGaagcaggctgctgccaggCTCTC AAGCAATCACAGCAACAACCTTCACGACGGCGGCAGCGCCGCTTCCAACAAAAGTACGCCGTCCGAAGCTTCGTCTCCTCCTGCCAACACCCCAGAAATCAAGCCTTCAACTTCCGACAATGGAAAACCTCTTGCTGCGTCACCGATGCTCGACGCCTTGTCTACGACATCAGTTTCCCCAAACACTGCTCCTAGCATGACAACTGAGTGGGCCAAgaccatcatggctggctcTCCTGGCAACTTGATTAACCTCACCAGCGAATCACCGCCAACGCAACCTTCTTCCTATGAAGACGCTGCCAGGTTGCATAATGGATGGGCTGCTGCTCAGCGTCCATTTATGAGTCCATCTCCGGCGTCGCTTTCCCCGCCGAATCACAGTCGGCGACCTCTAAGTTTTCAGTCGGATACGCAGTATCACCTTGCTGGCACTCCGCCCAGATCGACAAGTGCCGCGTATCGACGAAGTTCGCTGTATTCACAATACCACCCTTCTCACACTGCAAGCCCTCAACCGCCTCTGCCGCATCAGCCCCAATCGCATTTTTACGGTGCCCAGGACTTAAACCTGGCCATTACTTCCCAATCCGGCATGAAAGCTGGGGAGAATGGATTATTCTTCGGGTTTGACAAACTGCCAACCGAGCATGGGTCATCAACTGTGGCACAAAAAGTAGTCTTGGCGGGCTACGAGGGGGGATTGCAGGTGTATTCTGTGAACAAGAGGGGAGTTGAGCTCACAGCCAGCTTGAAAGGCTTGCGTGGCGGAGTGCACTACGCCAAAATCCTTCCATGGACTGTCACTGGCCAAACCTCTTCTATTTTCCCTCTTGTGGCAGTGGTAGTACACGGGCCTGTGCTTCCTTCACGGCAAACTGATGCGGGAAGTGGTCAACAAGAGAGTGCACCCCGTGCAACACCAGATGGCAGTGCCAGTCCTCGTCAAGGGTACGCTCCCTCAGAGGGTCTTTCAACAAGAACAGCGCCACCGATTCAGTTCTACCAAACTGCAGTCGAAGTATACTCTCTCAAGACGAACAAACTTGTCGATATCCTTCTCCAAGCGCCCAGAGTCCAGATCAACATGGAAGTTTCTCTGTCGAGTCCGCTATTTCAACCTCCCTCTCCCACCGGAGCGCTCACTATAAAGGCGGATGAAGGCACCATTGCCGTGTGCTCCGGGGTTACAGGCGAATGCTGGATATATAGGCAGCTGCTCGAGTTACAAAACGAGCACATGTTTGCTTGTGCTGGAAAGATATGGACTACGATTCAACAGAGCTATCGTGCAGAAGTAGCGGAAGAGACGGATAAGAAAGGTCCTTCCGCTTCTCCTTCACTTCGACCTAGTCCACAGACGCCAATTTTTACATTGAATGGGCGATTGATTGCCTACTGCCCTTCGAACCCTTCAACGCAGGCGGCTCTCAGAGCACATCTGCCGGTTCCTACGCTTGGTCGTGCCCCAGGTGTTTCATCAATGGCACCACCCCATCTACCAATGGTCTCCGCGGCTCTGGATCTGCCAATCTCCGACAGCATGATGAACAAATTCATGCGAGAAACCACACAAGAGTTGATTTCAGGGATGAAATGGGTCGGCCAGCAGGGCTTGCAGGCTTGGAATTCGTATTGGAACCAGCCACCAAActctcagcaacaacattCTAGGTCGCCTCCAGCTCAATGGACCGGTTCACGACCACCGCCAGTAGATACATCACAGTTTCCTCCTACTCACGGAGCTTCGGCCCCGGCTACGGCGAAGGACCCGGGACTTGTGTCTATTGTGGATGTCGAAAAGCTTCCGGTCTCTGCAACAGTGCATCCGCTTATCACGTTTGCGACTCCGCTTGGATGCAGCTTCGTCTCCTtctcgccatcgtcactgGCGCTGTTCACTGCGAGCGCCAAAGGCGACGTTCAAACTGTCTGGGACCTCTTACGTGTTCAACACACAAACTCGTCACCGTTACAGACAACTTTGGCTCAGAATGAAACCATTGGTCCACAGGTTCGACAAATTGCACAGTTTTCCCGAATGACGGTCGCTAGAATTGTCGAGGTTGCGTGGTCTGAACCTCACGGGGATCGATTGGCTATGGTCACCGAGAGAGGTACAATCCACTTATTGGATATGCCATTCAGCTCGTTTATGTGGCCTCCTCCGAGACGCCGTAAGGTGGCCCAAAAAGGCGGCCCTGAAGCTTCCGAGGGCTCGAGCTCAGCCGTCTCGATCGCGTCCGGTGCTATTGGGGCGGCGTATCAAGTAGCCAAGCCCTTTGTCTCTCGTTCACGCCGTGGAAGCAGTAACACTGTGTCTCCGTCTGGGGCGAACACACTCAGAGACTCGGCTGCCCAGGGCGGGCGGGTAATTGCGGCGAGCATTACACACTCACTGGGGAAGACTGGAACAGCTATCAACCAACTTCGTCACACTGGAGAGAATCGAGTTTCCTTGCCACCTAGTGTGAGTCTGCCTTCAGCAGCCTGTGTATCGTGGTTGAGAAGCCGACGATCCCGGTCACTCTACTCGATTGGAGGTGGCTTGATTCGGGTGTTCCCATGCAGCTCAAGGATATCGTCCTCGGTTCCAGGGAAAAGAGTCTCTAGAGCAAACAAGTATAAGGATATAAAGGTCCCACTGCTCCCGCATGACATAGTTGCACCAATCGTTCGTCAGATTGTTGAGCTTGGGGCCGCAGACGAGTACCTTGAACTCTCAGAGGCAGAAATGGACGCAGGAAACACAATGACTCTCAAACCTCCCCGAGCTTCAGCTGCTCCTCACCACGGTATGGATGCGACGATTCCTCAGGCAGAGATAGAGTCAAGTGCTCCATATCAGCCATTCCATACCGATCGTCGGGTTGTCCTTTGCGAGTATGGTCGCGTGGATTCTGCCTCTGTTCTTCTGGCTAACACCAGCTTGGATGACAAGCcgggcaagaagaagaagaataagcaTAATTCGGACGCCTCTAACGGGACCTTGGCCGGAGCATGGGCCTTTGGTCAAGAGATCCCATGTGTCAAGATTGACTTGGGGTTGCCGGCGACAGCTGACGACGATTACATCGGACCTGATGACCACATGGCGCTGCCTCAGTCGGCAATGGAGCGTGTGATGCAGTACGAGGGCACCGAATCTATTGTGGTGACGACAAGACGTCGACGAGGTGCTCGCCAAGgtgatgtggatgaggaCGGGTTCTTTGAGGACGACTGCGAAGTTCTCGACTTTGCGGACCAGCGCGTGTAG
- a CDS encoding ankyrin repeats (3 copies) domain-containing protein, with the protein MARASFLELPDELILLLADCLVAETDLNPLVRTNKRLNTILDPVLYTRHVRLSAKRARHSNTHKGCWALLWAAAHGRLPTAKKAIQAGAHIDGRMMAPEDSDFDSEHSEDDESGWVEEIGAWPYYQTPLLLASTAGHTTIVRFLLEEGADVEVEEGIGCTSLTRAAEMGHAEVVRVLLDVGRANVNAQNHYQHTPLTEAAGHGHAAVVKMLLDTGDVDADVLTRNDETALTMAIRRGHSAVVKVLLESGMVEPDLKDHNGMTPLHVAVQCRQEDIVRMLLETGRVNANSKNIFSNTAVSYLFTGGPFSGIEDSRAEGIANTLLRWEGIEVESDFCSVDSFFHWASTHGFIDVMKLLLEMNPGNVNTEWNDGWGGLSPLRCAAEGGHVEAVEFLLRVCNVDPNTMADVDGRSPLSAAVANSHSAVVRILLDGKDVNVNAVEKNGMTPLNWAVKVGHRDMTQWLLQRGASPIGANAATDISLLLQACDDDSSEIAEMLLEKGADPYAVNPAGYTALHFACRNGNITLANRLLAAAANSKKAAYNGSTPLLEACNAGNDVLFNTLRDKGADPLTTLKTGWTTLHGACKSGNARLVEMLLSYNLESLITAKTYKESSMPVYEKGSTPLYEACRSGNPEIVCMLLAKGANPLIRVASGRTCLHAACNTGNIATMELLLSKGAYPVSQTEWAWRPIHEAASRGHLEAVRMLHESHGVHVDFEDDNQRTPIFYAAARGHDDVVKYLLENGAQHDCRDYTGCPLLFVAARNGHVNIVRRLLVLNPAAAGYEGARGETFEDSIRLLDNDELKELVKYPRRFVRQVKGAGGLERLLQETTGRENESVSTSLEKQRCYCDICTCVLVPGTAASRCTSCDMGDFLICHECMRGRTPCKGPPLDDSHTWVPYQCRCDL; encoded by the coding sequence ATGGCCAGGGCCTCATTCTTGGAGCTCCCAGACGAGCTTATCCTACTGCTGGCCGATTGCCTGGTTGCAGAGACGGATCTCAACCCCCTCGTTCGCACAAACAAACGCCTAAATACAATACTAGACCCAGTCCTATATACGCGCCATGTTCGACTCTCGGCAAAACGAGCACGGCACAGCAACACCCACAAAGGTTGTTGGGCCTTGCTCTGGGCAGCGGCCCATGGTCGACTACCCACGGCAAAGAAGGCAATCCAAGCGGGGGCACATATCGACGGCAGAATGATGGCTCCCGAAGATTCAGATTTCGACAGTGAGCACAgtgaggatgatgaaagTGGTTGGGTCGAAGAAATAGGTGCTTGGCCCTATTACCAGACACCGCTGCTCCTGGCTTCCACCGCCGGGCATACAACAATCGTGAGGTTCCTGCTGGAAGAGGGGGCGGACgtggaggtggaagaggGCATCGGGTGTACTTCGCTCACAAGAGCCGCTGAAATGGGCCATGCCGAGGTTGTCCGTGTTTTACTAGATGTTGGAAGGGCAAATGTGAATGCTCAGAATCACTATCAACACACGCCGCTCACGGAGGCAGCTGGGCATGGGCACGCTGCAGTTGTGAAGATGCTGCTGGACACGGGGGATGTCGATGCGGATGTGCTGACCAGGAATGACGAAACGGCTTTGACAATGGCCATCAGGAGGGGACACTCGGCTGTTGTCAAAGTTTTGCTTGAGTCTGGAATGGTTGAGCCAGACTTGAAAGACCATAATGGCATGACGCCGCTGCATGTTGCCGTTCAGTGTCGGCAGGAGGATATTGTTCGAATGCTCCTGGAAACGGGGCGGGTTAATGCAAATTCCAAGAACATCTTTAGCAATACGGCGGTGTCGTATCTCTTCACAGGTGGGCCTTTTTCTGGGATTGAAGACAGCAGGGCAGAAGGAATTGCAAATACACTACTGAGGTGGGAGGGCATCGAGGTTGAATCAGACTTCTGCTCGGTGGATTCGTTCTTCCACTGGGCTAGCACGCACGGCTTTATTGACGTTATGAAGCTGCTTTTGGAGATGAACCCGGGAAACGTTAATACGGAGTGGAATGATGGATGGGGTGGGCTTTCGCCCCTCCGATGCGCCGCTGAAGGTGGTCATGTCGAGGCAGTTGAATTTCTCCTGAGGGTCTGCAACGTTGATCCCAACACCATGGCAGACGTGGACGGTCGCTCGCCACTCTCAGCAGCCGTAGCAAACAGCCATAGTGCCGTCGTCAGGATATTGTTGGATGGAAAAgacgtcaatgtcaatgccgtcGAGAAGAACGGCATGACACCACTGAATTGGGCGGTCAAGGTCGGCCATCGAGATATGACCcaatggcttcttcaacgtGGAGCAAGTCCTATCGGGGCTAACGCGGCCACTGATATATCCTTACTTCTCCAAGCATGTGATGACGACAGTTCTGAAATTGCCGAGATGCTCCTTGAAAAAGGTGCTGATCCTTATGCCGTCAACCCAGCTGGATATACAGCTCTACACTTTGCGTGCCGAAACGGAAATATAACGTTAGCAAACAGGCTCCTCGCTGCAGCCGCCAACTCCAAAAAAGCTGCGTATAATGGTTCTACGCCCCTTCTGGAGGCGTGCAATGCAGGAAATGATGTCCTCTTTAACACGTTGCGAGACAAAGGCGCAGACCCCTTGACCACTTTGAAGACTGGATGGACGACTCTCCACGGAGCTTGCAAGTCTGGAAATGCAAGGCTCGTCGAAATGCTGTTATCATATAATTTAGAATCTCTCATCACAGCCAAGACATACAAAGAAAGCTCAATGCCAGTGTATGAAAAGGGATCAACACCACTCTACGAGGCATGTCGCTCTGGCAACCCTGAGATAGTCTGTATGCTACTCGCCAAGGGTGCAAATCCATTGATCAGAGTGGCGAGTGGCCGAACGTGCCTCCATGCTGCTTGCAACACCGGAAACATCGCAACAATGGAGCTCCTTCTGTCAAAGGGTGCTTATCCTGTTTCACAGACAGAATGGGCGTGGCGGCCAATACATGAGGCTGCTTCCCGAGGCCACTTGGAAGCTGTGAGGATGCTACATGAGTCTCATGGCGTGCACGTCGATTTTGAAGATGACAATCAGCGGACACCCATTTTCtatgccgccgccagaggACACGATGACGTTGTGAAGTACTTGCTGGAAAATGGTGCCCAACATGACTGCAGGGACTATACTGGCTGTCCGCTGCTTTTTGTCGCCGCCAGGAATGGTCATGTCAATATTGTGCGGCGGCTCCTAGTGCTAAACCCAGCAGCGGCAGGATACGAAGGGGCTAGAGGGGAGACCTTTGAGGATTCCATTCGCCtccttgacaatgacgagcTTAAGGAGCTCGTGAAGTACCCTCGCCGGTTTGTGCGCCAGGTTAAAGGTGCGGGTGGTTTGGAACGTCTGCTTCAAGAAACAACAGGTCGTGAGAACGAATCTGTTTCCACCAGTCTAGAGAAGCAGCGGTGCTACTGTGATATATGCACGTGTGTTCTTGTTCCTGGCACGGCAGCGTCAAGGTGCACGTCGTGTGATATGGGGGACTTTCTCATTTGTCACGAATGTATGCGTGGCAGGACGCCCTGCAAAGGACCTCCTCTTGACGATAGTCATACTTGGGTACCTTATCAATGTAGGTGTGATTTGTAA